The genomic stretch CAATGGAGGAAGGCAGAGAGCCAAAGAGAAGGAGTTAATGCAAGGAGGCTCAACAATTACCTTTCCTCGTCAACACAGGGCTGATTGTACCGACTGTAATTTGTCGGGATGCAAGTATCAAGATGGAGCACTTGCACAAAGATGGAGGAGTGGACAGAGGCACGATAACAAAGACAGATGTTTCAACTGGAGCCCACAATCACCCAGcattcctccttcctttctctttactccctctgtctttaaccttctccctcccttctctcttttgcAGTCCATCTTTCACACTGCTGGCACTGGGGCATTCACAGCCACTGCATTTCAGTAGTTACACAGTCAActatttaaagaaaagtaataGACTAGTCAATTATTCATGGGAGATTCCGACCCTTGATGTGTTAAATGAATGCATATTTATAGTAGGTTTGGAGATTTTGGTGAAATATTTCACCTATACTTCAAATAgtgaaaaagtacaaaaaccCATATGTGTTCAAGATTATTGACGTAACCTACATACCATAATTGTAAGTGTAAAGAGTGGGCACACCGCAGACCACAAAGAACTACCgaatttgcatttgtaaattaaaaacacacagcaacacttGTCGTGCCCCTTCACTGCCCCCTACCGTTCCTTTTCGTACTGCATCTTGCAGACTCATGGCGTTAATTTCCGACAACAATGCAAAATTTCAACTGGTGGTTTTGATTATCGAGTATTAGTCAAGTAGTTTGTGACAACCCAAGCTAACATGTATCTAAACAAATGGACACCTCATTGTGTtgatgtgtaatgtgtgtgtctctgagaaAGGTCTTGGCAGATGACCACATTGGTTCATTTATAGGCTTCATTAGCAATAGCAAAGGGTTGTACTTTTCCATTCAAGTTTTTAGAGGTACTTCCTAAACTTGGTACAGGTACTTTGCATTTAGGAAACAGTTCCAAACACTAGTCACTGCAATTCATAATGGAACAACGTATTGGAGGAGAACCGCAAATCCTGCACTAGaagccaaatttgaagaaatacgAGACTTTTCTCTGGACAAACAGTGAATGAGCCCATTACCTGTCCCCTGAATTCCACTGGTTTGAGTCCAGCATAGACAGGAACAAAGCTGCTGGCCAGTAGAGCCTGGAGAAGGTACAAGGGGAAATCCATTAAACCAGTAAATACTCACAGGAGGCAATGATTCTTCAGCAGGCGGTGGCTGTACATTGAATATTTTGGCCCAGTCAACATCTAACATGAGCGATAGAAGAATACTTTGTGTAAATGTCCCATAAAGTAGATGCAAAGATCACAGTTAGTGCCTCAAATGCTATTAGTGTCATTGCTGATGATATTACATTACTTCATTACACAGGTATTGACTTTGTTAGTGTCACTTTCTGGTCAAagcagtaaaaagtaaacacTCAGCTGAAGAATGGACGGAAACGAGGATGTAAAACAAGCATAAACATTTACGACAGCGTTTTAAACTGAGAGGATCGGCGGGTGTGGGTGTGTACCTTTATGAGCTCCTCCCTAGAGGTAAACCTCGACACAATGTGGTTCCTGCCACTTCTGGAGTGCGTTATTGAGACGTGGAGGCGGTCCGTGGCCAGACTGTGAGCGTCACCGGGTAGAATCTCCTCGATCCCCTCCCTGGAGAGCAACAACGCACTGATGCTCATTTGTCAGGTTTTTACCAATGTCCCCACAGGGCATCATAAACACAGTTTCACGTAATTAAAACTACAGACTCACCAAAGCATATTAAAGAAGGATGTAAGGACATAGTCAGctcatttgattttaattcaCAACACTGAGATCACAGTTTAATTCACcgtttattttatgttttcgtTAAAAATGAAGCGTTTTGACATATTTGTGTAAACCTTGATATTCACTGGATACAGCTCAGTAAGATGAAACAGATGCTTTGTGGTTctactcaaaaaaaaaaattgtaattttattttatttcaacagagAGGACGATTTTGCCCAAAATGTTGTTGTATTCTGCTAATAAATGCCGATTGGTCAGATGAGGATCTTCGCCTTATGATTGGACACTGTTCCTCGGTGGCAGCCAATTGTAAATCAGACTcggtgttatataaataaaatagaattgaGTAAATACCGTAGCGTCCGCATGAAGTTGTATCCTGGTGTCATGGCTCCAAGCTGCTGTGCTCTCACATTCTGAGCAAACCGGTAAGTGAAGTCTTTACACTCCTGGGAGACGGGGAAACAAAGATCATATCTCACTTCCTGACACATGGTTTAGGAAGTTTTATTTCATGATTTTAGGCCACATTCACGCGCTAATCTGTTCCAGGACAGAACACATATCTGACCTCCAACTTGTCGGGGGCCGTGATCATCACAGCAGCCACCAGGGCCCCGGCCGAGGCCCCTGCACAGGCCCCGAGGGAGCCAAGCAGCTGGTTCCCGTGGCGGAGAAAGGCCCCCACGGCACCCAAGTGGTAGATCCCCAAGAATCCACAGGCGGCAAAGGACAGATTCAGGACTGTCATCGTCAGTACCTACACAGACATGATACCACAACCTCAGTCAAATAGGATGCagttgacttttaaaaaatagatatttttagCATCCAATAATtacaatgtaataataaaatgatttcattGATCACAAAATATTAAAGTACAAGTGTTTCTCCCTGAAAATTCTAAAAAAGCTCTTTAGAATGCAGTGCTGAGAGGCTGTGCTGAGACACACATAccctcccaccccccccacacacgcaGACATTGTAAACACACGCATACAACATACTAATTAGCTTACTTAAGTAGCCTGAGTTAACTAggcaatcaatcaaattgtatttgtatatccCTGTTAGGACCctgaggctctctctctctctctgctgtgatgcttgtgtgtgatgtgtttcaggtgtgtctGG from Hippoglossus stenolepis isolate QCI-W04-F060 chromosome 24, HSTE1.2, whole genome shotgun sequence encodes the following:
- the pnpla4 gene encoding patatin-like phospholipase domain-containing protein 4 isoform X2, which codes for MLVYPPVTSVIAEQPIRSANVLTMTVLNLSFAACGFLGIYHLGAVGAFLRHGNQLLGSLGACAGASAGALVAAVMITAPDKLEECKDFTYRFAQNVRAQQLGAMTPGYNFMRTLREGIEEILPGDAHSLATDRLHVSITHSRSGRNHIVSRFTSREELIKALLASSFVPVYAGLKPVEFRGQKWIDGGFTDSLPILPVGRTITVSPFAGLQDVCPVHSGRFNTHLRLANMNVMFPDGPGPRFPRASYN
- the pnpla4 gene encoding patatin-like phospholipase domain-containing protein 4 isoform X3 — translated: MTVLNLSFAACGFLGIYHLGAVGAFLRHGNQLLGSLGACAGASAGALVAAVMITAPDKLEECKDFTYRFAQNVRAQQLGAMTPGYNFMRTLREGIEEILPGDAHSLATDRLHVSITHSRSGRNHIVSRFTSREELIKALLASSFVPVYAGLKPVEFRGQKWIDGGFTDSLPILPVGRTITVSPFAGLQDVCPVHSGRFNTHLRLANMNVMFSMENIKRLNQALFPPSTSGMHFLCEQGFDDAVRFLKREDWMS
- the pnpla4 gene encoding patatin-like phospholipase domain-containing protein 4 isoform X1, whose translation is MLVYPPVTSVIAEQPIRSANVLTMTVLNLSFAACGFLGIYHLGAVGAFLRHGNQLLGSLGACAGASAGALVAAVMITAPDKLEECKDFTYRFAQNVRAQQLGAMTPGYNFMRTLREGIEEILPGDAHSLATDRLHVSITHSRSGRNHIVSRFTSREELIKALLASSFVPVYAGLKPVEFRGQKWIDGGFTDSLPILPVGRTITVSPFAGLQDVCPVHSGRFNTHLRLANMNVMFSMENIKRLNQALFPPSTSGMHFLCEQGFDDAVRFLKREDWMS